In Halobaculum limi, one DNA window encodes the following:
- a CDS encoding DUF7123 family protein has translation MSATSTADQPDTADADAVDPGHALNDKQYLILTYLREHAAEQTYFKSRLIAEELGLSAKEVGANMAAVIDAARDIDVEKWGYSSGTTWMVTQ, from the coding sequence ATGAGTGCGACGAGTACCGCCGACCAACCCGACACCGCTGACGCCGACGCCGTCGACCCGGGACACGCGCTGAACGACAAGCAGTACCTGATCCTCACGTACCTCCGGGAACACGCCGCCGAGCAGACGTACTTCAAGTCTCGCCTCATCGCCGAGGAACTGGGGCTGTCTGCGAAAGAGGTCGGTGCGAACATGGCCGCCGTCATCGACGCCGCCCGTGACATCGACGTGGAGAAGTGGGGCTACTCCTCGGGCACGACCTGGATGGTCACGCAGTAA